In one window of Leptospira sp. GIMC2001 DNA:
- a CDS encoding acyl-CoA thioesterase, which produces MIITPIQIRFNDMDPMGRVNNATYSSYLELGRLDFCNKYIAIRELNDIPFVLVRIEMDIKRSLRPLHKAEVRTWVSRIGETSWDFNYSIIDSDSQQVEYVHAKSVQVFYNYRLDRKEPIPESFRSFLVAEFQD; this is translated from the coding sequence ATGATCATCACTCCTATACAAATTCGATTCAATGATATGGATCCAATGGGTCGTGTAAATAATGCAACTTATTCCAGTTATTTGGAGCTGGGTAGATTGGATTTCTGTAATAAATATATTGCAATCAGAGAATTAAATGATATTCCATTTGTTCTAGTTCGTATTGAGATGGATATCAAGCGTTCACTTCGTCCGCTCCATAAAGCTGAAGTGCGCACTTGGGTATCAAGGATAGGTGAAACTTCCTGGGATTTTAACTATTCGATCATCGATTCTGATTCCCAGCAGGTTGAGTACGTCCATGCCAAATCTGTGCAAGTTTTCTATAATTATCGACTCGACCGCAAGGAACCAATTCCAGAGTCTTTTCGAAGTTTCTTAGTTGCAGAATTCCAAGATTGA
- a CDS encoding YeeE/YedE family protein, whose translation MENFTPISSFLGGILIGISSFALLYFNGKISGISGILERGIYFWQDPKEHIWAFWFLVGLVLGGEVILLLKYPAFSANHPHPLWMIFVGGLLVGFGTRLGGGCTSGHGVCGLGRLSIRSLVAVLVFMFTAMVTVYLIGVMK comes from the coding sequence ATGGAAAATTTCACACCTATTTCATCATTTTTGGGCGGAATTCTCATTGGAATCTCCTCTTTCGCGTTGCTGTATTTCAACGGTAAAATTTCGGGAATCAGTGGCATCTTGGAAAGAGGCATCTATTTCTGGCAAGATCCAAAAGAGCATATCTGGGCTTTTTGGTTTCTCGTTGGTTTAGTATTAGGTGGTGAAGTGATTTTGTTGCTTAAGTATCCAGCCTTTTCAGCAAACCACCCGCATCCTTTGTGGATGATATTTGTAGGTGGTTTATTGGTTGGTTTTGGAACGCGGCTCGGTGGCGGATGCACAAGCGGTCATGGTGTCTGTGGCTTGGGTAGGTTGTCTATTCGCTCATTAGTCGCAGTGCTAGTATTCATGTTCACAGCTATGGTAACAGTCTATTTAATCGGAGTTATGAAATGA
- a CDS encoding DUF6691 family protein produces the protein MKKNIFSLLAGILFAIGLGVSQMTDPTKVIGFLRITDNWDPSLAFVMGGAMGVYLLGYKFILPSRSKPIFAEQFSISNIQNIDKPLIIGSGIFGVGWGLSGFCPGPGIASIVTGYSESFVFVGSIIIGVVVYHLLFKPQVSNSDG, from the coding sequence ATGAAAAAAAATATTTTCTCTTTATTAGCTGGTATTTTATTCGCAATCGGTTTGGGAGTTTCTCAGATGACAGACCCAACCAAGGTTATAGGATTCTTAAGAATTACAGACAATTGGGATCCATCATTGGCTTTTGTGATGGGTGGAGCGATGGGAGTTTATTTATTGGGGTATAAATTCATATTACCATCTAGATCCAAGCCTATATTTGCAGAGCAATTCAGCATTTCGAATATTCAAAACATTGATAAGCCATTGATCATTGGTTCAGGAATTTTTGGAGTGGGTTGGGGACTGTCAGGTTTCTGTCCGGGTCCTGGAATAGCATCGATTGTAACAGGTTATTCGGAATCTTTCGTATTTGTGGGATCAATTATTATTGGAGTGGTTGTCTATCATTTGTTATTTAAACCGCAGGTTTCGAATAGCGACGGCTAA
- a CDS encoding DUF6580 family putative transport protein: MLRSTLFISVALILVAAATRLLPHPANFTPLIAISLFGGAYLANRFLAALIPVGAMFISDLVIGFHDLMIPIYLLMIVTSIVGRQLMNSESATKIGSYSIGSSLVFFVVTNFLVWISSGMYSLDMSGLITCFMMAIPFFQNQVLGDLLYTAFLFGSMILLQRQNLVLAPVTSNH, from the coding sequence ATGCTTCGATCCACTTTATTCATATCTGTAGCCTTAATATTAGTTGCAGCTGCAACGAGATTGCTCCCACATCCTGCAAATTTTACACCCCTGATTGCGATTTCTCTCTTTGGTGGCGCATATTTAGCCAATCGATTTTTGGCAGCATTGATTCCTGTTGGAGCAATGTTTATTTCTGATTTAGTGATTGGTTTCCATGATCTTATGATACCGATTTACTTACTTATGATTGTCACTTCTATTGTAGGAAGACAACTTATGAATAGCGAATCTGCAACAAAGATAGGAAGTTACTCCATAGGTAGTAGCTTGGTTTTCTTTGTTGTGACAAATTTTTTGGTTTGGATCAGCTCAGGAATGTACAGTCTCGATATGAGCGGTCTTATAACATGCTTCATGATGGCGATTCCATTCTTTCAGAACCAAGTATTAGGTGATTTGCTTTATACAGCATTTCTTTTCGGAAGTATGATTCTGCTTCAAAGACAGAATCTAGTTCTAGCTCCAGTTACATCTAACCATTAA
- a CDS encoding DUF1554 domain-containing protein, producing the protein MSKKGNPVFDESQSRFIVGKILVGLCLTFAFSCSIPFPELDELGLLMLAQTRLNPGSCSTDCTSETGDTGSGNGASSENTRKYIFVTQGTSNGNLGGVSGADTICQNEKNNNFASLPGVGTDYRALIVDDTNRRACANGNPNCVTTAGNNINWVLQPNTEYFRSTPTEVSLFTTNAAGIFVFGNLSNPFNNTASDKWWTGLDSDWRSAGDRCLNWSDLSSLEQGSYGSGNVTNGVAIVDAFGDDCDQSLRLLCVRN; encoded by the coding sequence ATGAGTAAAAAAGGGAATCCAGTTTTTGATGAATCGCAATCTCGCTTCATAGTGGGCAAAATTCTCGTAGGATTGTGCTTAACATTTGCATTCAGTTGCTCAATTCCCTTTCCAGAGCTAGATGAATTGGGCTTGCTAATGCTTGCACAGACTCGATTGAATCCTGGTTCTTGCAGTACAGATTGTACCTCCGAAACTGGTGATACAGGTTCTGGCAATGGTGCAAGCAGTGAAAACACAAGAAAATATATTTTTGTAACACAAGGGACGAGCAATGGAAATCTCGGTGGAGTATCTGGTGCGGATACAATTTGTCAGAATGAGAAAAACAATAATTTTGCAAGTCTTCCTGGCGTGGGCACCGATTACAGAGCATTGATCGTAGATGATACGAATCGTCGAGCCTGTGCAAATGGTAATCCAAACTGTGTTACAACCGCTGGAAACAATATCAATTGGGTTCTTCAACCGAATACAGAATACTTTAGATCTACGCCAACAGAAGTTTCACTATTTACAACTAATGCGGCTGGGATTTTTGTTTTCGGAAATTTGAGCAACCCATTCAACAATACTGCATCTGATAAATGGTGGACGGGTCTAGATTCTGATTGGAGAAGTGCTGGTGATCGTTGCTTAAATTGGTCTGATTTATCTTCACTGGAACAAGGATCCTACGGAAGTGGAAATGTTACAAATGGTGTTGCTATAGTTGATGCATTTGGTGATGATTGCGATCAGAGCTTACGTCTGTTATGCGTTAGAAACTAG
- a CDS encoding LuxR C-terminal-related transcriptional regulator yields the protein MDGFRFFQFLTVFESSSKKIPDVIVLDISLPGKSGLDLARELRIKIPNLKIILLSRHDQSEYIKEAKKIGVHAYVLKDEAGGDLLDAARSVLQGKYYLSPRLNSNKQEDFEGKYDTRPNDKDLLTKLTAREIQILKLIGEGQDNQKISDTLSIQPKTVKIHRQSIMDKLSIHKSTELVLFASKNLS from the coding sequence ATGGACGGGTTCCGCTTTTTTCAATTCCTAACGGTTTTTGAGTCTAGCTCCAAAAAAATTCCTGATGTCATAGTGCTAGATATTTCTTTACCAGGTAAATCTGGACTGGACTTAGCTAGAGAATTACGAATCAAGATTCCCAATCTCAAAATCATTCTCCTATCAAGGCATGACCAAAGTGAATACATCAAAGAAGCCAAAAAAATTGGAGTTCATGCCTATGTTCTAAAAGATGAAGCAGGTGGTGATTTATTAGATGCAGCAAGATCAGTTCTTCAAGGTAAATACTATCTGAGCCCGAGACTGAATTCCAATAAACAAGAAGATTTTGAAGGCAAATACGACACTAGACCCAACGACAAAGATTTACTAACAAAACTTACAGCAAGAGAAATTCAAATTCTCAAGTTAATTGGAGAAGGACAAGACAATCAGAAAATATCCGATACACTATCAATTCAACCCAAAACTGTAAAAATCCATAGACAGAGTATAATGGATAAATTATCGATTCATAAATCTACCGAACTTGTATTGTTTGCATCCAAGAATCTATCCTAG
- a CDS encoding IS256 family transposase: protein MKNKNTTTSNSQSNIDSFRSFLKSNIETEIRKKSLEFIQEIMEEEIEALCGKRFSRKVEESLAYRAGSENVFVPILGQKHKIKKPRVRKSGQEVLLESYANLKSEADLGEIVFKLMVSGLTTRRFRECLKDVSEQLGVSKSKISREFVNASRAHFNKLNTRKFPGKEFFSIFIDGIHVADEVIVVVLGVDKEGHKHFLSVVQGSSEHSEIVLSALRKLQDREISLTERVLVVSDGSKGIEKGIKQYFGENYDHQRCILHKMRNIKACLPKEYHDEFQIEYKAIFNLNEYSKAKESLKAMEHWLGNISETAKMSLLEGQDNLLTCHRIQLPIEIRKTFQSTNPIDSAFSHPRFQMNRVKRWRKNRDMTTRWTAALLYAQELHFRKVKGYKEIEKFLSNYLANKKVIEENFTEMNISLSA, encoded by the coding sequence ATGAAAAATAAAAACACAACCACATCGAATAGTCAATCGAATATTGATAGTTTTCGATCTTTTTTAAAATCAAACATAGAAACTGAAATCCGAAAAAAATCCTTAGAATTTATCCAAGAGATCATGGAAGAGGAAATCGAAGCCCTATGCGGAAAAAGATTTAGCCGTAAAGTAGAAGAAAGTCTAGCATATCGTGCAGGTTCAGAGAATGTTTTTGTTCCAATATTGGGTCAGAAACATAAAATCAAAAAACCAAGAGTCAGAAAATCTGGACAAGAAGTTTTACTAGAAAGCTATGCAAATTTAAAATCCGAAGCAGATCTTGGAGAAATTGTTTTCAAACTGATGGTATCTGGTCTAACGACACGGCGATTTAGAGAATGCTTGAAAGATGTATCTGAGCAACTTGGAGTTTCAAAATCAAAGATATCCAGAGAATTTGTAAATGCTTCTAGAGCACATTTTAACAAACTGAATACGAGAAAATTTCCAGGCAAAGAATTCTTTTCCATTTTCATTGATGGTATTCATGTAGCGGATGAAGTGATAGTAGTTGTATTAGGTGTAGATAAAGAAGGACACAAGCATTTTTTGTCGGTGGTACAAGGCTCAAGTGAACATTCTGAAATAGTATTATCTGCTTTAAGGAAACTACAAGATCGTGAAATTTCACTTACTGAACGGGTTTTGGTTGTCTCAGATGGTTCAAAAGGAATTGAGAAAGGCATTAAGCAATACTTTGGTGAAAACTATGATCACCAAAGGTGTATTTTACATAAAATGAGAAATATAAAAGCGTGCTTGCCCAAAGAATATCATGATGAATTTCAAATTGAATATAAAGCAATTTTCAATTTGAATGAATACTCGAAGGCTAAAGAATCTTTGAAAGCAATGGAACATTGGTTAGGGAATATCAGTGAAACAGCTAAGATGAGTCTGTTAGAAGGTCAAGACAATCTATTGACTTGTCATAGAATCCAATTACCAATCGAAATTCGAAAAACATTTCAATCAACGAATCCCATTGATTCAGCCTTTTCACATCCAAGATTTCAAATGAACCGAGTAAAAAGGTGGCGTAAAAATCGAGACATGACAACACGATGGACAGCAGCTCTCCTATATGCACAAGAGCTTCATTTCAGAAAAGTAAAAGGATACAAAGAAATAGAAAAATTTCTATCCAATTATTTAGCCAATAAAAAAGTAATTGAAGAAAACTTTACAGAGATGAATATATCTTTATCCGCCTAA
- a CDS encoding sensor histidine kinase: MKKSSHYLSQLVSSLSPLVSMDGLGRVVFTNLSFRKEFPKIIYPIGIPFVDLLKIRGTWKKDFENNRLLAKEHEVQNKEFQLGSKTYGYSLLPAGNETLVILRDISEKKKLEKKVASLHGRLINLQEKERQKIGQDLHDSVGQTILAAKIHFQSGRMESGLELIDRASQELRSIYSNLYPSHIQHLGLVPAVRDLVNQLFIDEKVTIKESIKNPISDEVKLEMYRIIQEACTNITRHAQATKVTISILSNTKSLELVLRDNGKGFDTTKLASIPQGFGLENMKKRCENLNGIFQLTSNFNKGTEIKISLLRKNTTHA, from the coding sequence ATGAAAAAATCTTCTCATTATCTAAGCCAATTGGTATCCAGCCTATCGCCTTTGGTTTCTATGGACGGACTCGGAAGAGTTGTTTTTACAAATCTGAGTTTTCGAAAAGAATTTCCAAAGATAATCTATCCAATCGGAATCCCATTTGTTGATTTACTCAAGATAAGAGGAACATGGAAAAAAGATTTTGAAAACAATCGACTTCTTGCAAAAGAGCACGAAGTTCAGAACAAAGAATTCCAATTAGGTTCCAAAACTTATGGCTATAGTTTATTGCCTGCAGGCAATGAAACCCTCGTGATTTTACGGGATATATCTGAGAAAAAGAAATTAGAAAAAAAAGTCGCATCACTGCATGGAAGATTGATAAATCTTCAAGAAAAAGAAAGGCAGAAAATCGGACAGGATCTACATGACTCTGTTGGACAGACAATCTTAGCTGCAAAAATTCATTTTCAATCAGGACGTATGGAATCAGGTTTAGAACTTATTGACAGAGCAAGCCAAGAATTGAGATCCATTTATTCTAATTTGTATCCATCTCATATACAACACTTAGGGTTGGTTCCCGCAGTCCGCGATCTAGTGAATCAATTATTTATTGATGAGAAGGTTACGATAAAAGAAAGTATCAAGAATCCAATATCTGACGAAGTTAAATTAGAAATGTATCGAATTATCCAAGAAGCTTGTACTAATATCACCAGGCATGCTCAGGCGACAAAAGTTACCATTAGCATTTTATCGAATACTAAATCGCTTGAACTTGTTCTTAGAGACAATGGGAAAGGATTTGATACAACAAAACTTGCTTCCATACCGCAAGGATTTGGTTTAGAAAATATGAAGAAAAGATGTGAGAACTTGAATGGAATATTCCAGCTGACTTCCAATTTCAATAAAGGTACAGAAATAAAAATTTCCCTTCTAAGAAAAAATACAACTCATGCCTGA
- a CDS encoding LruC domain-containing protein has product MNKNKTLIILFVGLLFSSCATQEDENYAWLVTLFQPVAPVEEGTDPPLSEPDDTDPVTVPFSMDILDINGPVDFLFENTTTFPIRVVVKDPNNPVNGLLVQVRNLNPDNVQTVIFRAVTDESGAVTGSFTINNRAEPKVMLEVIYMGTQYFIEVDLQNVLEINRDVYIWINQIEQIANPDLDSDSVPNDLDDYPEDPNRATKIRIPSESYYTIAYEDLYPKQGDADFNDYVIRVINEEDLNKEGKVVRIRGEYTHVAKGAGYNHTLNLRLPSVVAGDYTLRRSKPNGDVYFEESKRLNSQDVINLLPSSNTTITQSNTDASQTFTEGDTATWELILDEPVPLLTLGKAPYDLYIYVQNTKLEVHFLGLYKNADGTDQYLDPAGFPWAFLVPGEFEWPLEKANMHSAYPNFNQWYTSAGTIFSDWYKTKLSTYLFSLFNSE; this is encoded by the coding sequence ATGAATAAAAATAAAACCCTTATCATTCTTTTTGTTGGACTTCTATTTAGCTCATGTGCGACTCAAGAGGACGAAAATTACGCTTGGCTAGTTACGCTTTTTCAGCCTGTTGCACCAGTTGAAGAAGGTACTGATCCTCCTTTATCGGAACCTGATGATACTGATCCAGTTACTGTGCCATTTAGTATGGACATTCTTGATATCAATGGTCCTGTTGATTTTCTTTTTGAGAATACAACAACTTTTCCAATTCGAGTAGTGGTAAAAGATCCGAATAACCCAGTAAATGGACTCCTCGTTCAAGTAAGAAACTTAAATCCAGATAACGTACAAACTGTAATTTTTCGAGCTGTAACCGACGAATCAGGTGCTGTAACGGGAAGTTTTACCATAAATAATAGAGCTGAACCGAAAGTGATGTTGGAAGTTATTTATATGGGAACTCAATATTTTATTGAAGTGGATCTGCAGAATGTCTTGGAAATAAATCGTGATGTCTACATCTGGATCAACCAAATTGAACAAATCGCAAATCCAGATTTAGATTCCGATTCTGTACCAAACGATCTCGATGATTACCCAGAAGATCCAAATCGAGCAACGAAAATTCGGATTCCTTCTGAATCCTATTATACCATTGCTTATGAAGATTTATATCCTAAGCAAGGAGATGCAGATTTCAATGATTATGTTATTCGTGTTATAAACGAAGAAGATTTAAATAAAGAAGGTAAGGTCGTTCGAATCCGAGGAGAATATACACATGTTGCCAAGGGAGCTGGCTACAATCATACACTCAATCTCCGGCTGCCATCTGTGGTAGCTGGGGATTATACTTTAAGAAGGTCTAAACCAAATGGTGATGTCTATTTCGAAGAATCCAAGAGATTGAACTCACAAGATGTCATTAATTTATTGCCATCAAGCAATACAACAATCACTCAATCCAATACAGATGCTTCTCAAACATTTACCGAAGGCGACACCGCGACTTGGGAACTGATACTCGACGAACCAGTTCCTCTTCTAACATTAGGTAAAGCACCGTACGATTTGTATATTTATGTTCAAAATACTAAGTTAGAAGTTCATTTCTTAGGGCTCTATAAAAACGCAGATGGAACGGATCAGTATCTCGATCCTGCAGGTTTTCCTTGGGCATTTCTTGTTCCAGGTGAGTTTGAATGGCCATTGGAAAAAGCAAATATGCATTCAGCTTATCCGAACTTCAATCAATGGTATACCTCAGCTGGCACCATATTCAGTGATTGGTACAAAACAAAACTGTCGACTTACTTATTCTCCCTCTTTAATTCCGAGTAA
- a CDS encoding adenylate/guanylate cyclase domain-containing protein: protein MSYTDLYFPSGAKLTINFLNLEDNEKIVESIIQLSDSQDYADVFFLFPTKHTDRSFLLGLPAEFKEKKRKFFPVDCRRFDAHDFLYFKKLSVYMRRKSEEGHILFIVPEQESNKLDQILPLLFLRPLHNSPEPIIFQTLGRRELTKSDQLACEYLHYLNPRYTVPTRFKKINSEIRTTVNKPSKYSIRFKLLGITTFILTVSISGMIWLASLFFKETTSVMIQEYNLNLSRLIGDVIESDIKNLIYRAELFSEVIKRNRSTISQEEKVSEFFAENPSVVYFFNRNNDLDSGEIGFFNPLHAQDNAIKLENIKEILSNNEKIVSKSQLGVPVIQNVTNLVDGFPLLVLVLPIEKNSKNTIFLFVTPGYFLKSLQSSRQGDFFQLYLVDSLGKLILSTDELVQVSELPIVSKMLVSGIDNGSQRFKFQEKSYLGSFRILSNFGLGVISSVPEDRAFEAVYRIQRQNVLLLIMILSIAFVFVYLFSKTLSIPIIRLVEATRKIESGDYEVQIEPSTKDEIGLLTNSFRSMARGLLERQKIKEEFGKFVNPEIAERALRGELTLGGENKDCTVFFSDIRSFTALSESKKPEEVVEILNEYFTEMVDCVHITGGVVDKFIGDAVMAHWGAILPEVNAARKAVDSALLMRLALIDLNKRLEEKGNGRIKIGCGINSGPVIAGQIGSQKRLEFTVIGDTVNLASRVEYLNKEFGTDILISESTYQELGEGYDCLPMKPIFVRGKERPQQTYAVLGKKNDENRPKDLIELRKLVGIDFVDSSLKTEQNSNDEKPA, encoded by the coding sequence ATGTCTTATACGGATTTATACTTTCCTTCGGGTGCCAAACTCACGATTAATTTTTTAAATCTAGAGGATAATGAAAAGATTGTTGAATCGATCATTCAATTATCAGATTCTCAAGATTATGCGGATGTTTTTTTTCTATTTCCAACGAAACATACTGATAGAAGTTTTTTGTTGGGACTGCCCGCCGAATTCAAAGAGAAAAAGAGAAAATTTTTTCCAGTTGATTGTAGGAGATTTGATGCTCATGATTTCTTATATTTTAAGAAGTTATCAGTGTATATGCGAAGGAAATCCGAAGAAGGACATATCCTGTTCATTGTTCCCGAGCAAGAGAGTAATAAACTTGATCAGATTCTTCCATTATTATTCCTCCGCCCACTTCATAATAGTCCTGAACCAATAATTTTCCAAACACTAGGACGACGTGAGCTGACCAAGTCAGATCAGCTTGCTTGCGAATATTTGCATTATCTAAATCCGAGATATACTGTTCCAACACGATTCAAGAAAATAAATTCTGAAATTCGAACGACTGTAAATAAGCCCAGTAAATATTCTATTCGATTTAAATTATTAGGAATTACTACCTTTATACTTACTGTGTCGATTTCAGGAATGATCTGGCTTGCTTCTTTATTTTTTAAAGAAACCACTTCGGTAATGATTCAAGAATACAATCTCAATCTTTCTCGCTTAATCGGGGATGTTATCGAATCCGATATTAAGAATCTAATCTATAGAGCTGAATTATTCTCCGAAGTTATAAAAAGAAATCGAAGTACAATTAGCCAAGAGGAAAAAGTCAGCGAGTTTTTTGCTGAGAATCCTTCTGTTGTATATTTCTTCAATCGCAACAATGACCTAGATTCAGGTGAGATAGGATTTTTCAATCCTTTACATGCTCAAGATAATGCGATAAAATTAGAGAATATAAAAGAAATCCTTAGCAATAATGAAAAGATCGTTTCTAAATCACAATTGGGTGTCCCAGTGATTCAAAATGTAACTAATCTTGTGGATGGTTTTCCGTTACTTGTTCTGGTTCTACCTATTGAAAAAAATTCCAAGAATACTATTTTCTTGTTTGTTACTCCAGGATATTTCTTAAAGTCCTTACAATCTTCAAGGCAAGGTGATTTTTTCCAATTGTATCTTGTAGATTCTCTCGGTAAATTAATTCTTTCCACGGATGAACTTGTTCAAGTCTCTGAGTTACCGATAGTATCAAAAATGCTAGTATCCGGAATTGACAATGGTTCACAGCGATTCAAATTCCAAGAAAAAAGTTACTTGGGATCATTTAGAATTCTAAGCAACTTTGGATTAGGTGTAATATCCTCTGTGCCAGAAGATCGTGCGTTTGAAGCTGTCTATAGAATTCAAAGACAGAATGTCCTTCTTCTCATTATGATACTCTCAATTGCTTTTGTATTTGTGTATCTTTTTTCTAAAACTTTGAGTATTCCTATCATTCGTCTAGTTGAAGCGACGAGAAAAATTGAGTCTGGAGATTATGAAGTTCAGATTGAACCATCTACCAAAGACGAGATTGGACTACTTACAAATTCTTTTCGATCTATGGCACGAGGATTGTTAGAACGACAGAAAATAAAAGAAGAATTCGGGAAATTTGTGAATCCAGAGATTGCTGAACGTGCTCTGAGAGGTGAATTAACGTTAGGTGGAGAGAACAAAGATTGCACCGTGTTTTTTTCGGACATCAGAAGTTTTACAGCACTCAGTGAATCTAAGAAACCTGAAGAAGTAGTTGAAATCCTAAATGAATACTTTACAGAAATGGTAGATTGTGTTCATATCACTGGTGGCGTAGTTGATAAATTTATTGGTGATGCTGTGATGGCTCATTGGGGAGCGATTCTTCCTGAGGTAAATGCAGCAAGAAAGGCTGTTGATTCTGCACTTCTCATGCGACTTGCGCTAATTGACCTCAATAAAAGGCTCGAAGAGAAAGGCAACGGAAGAATAAAAATTGGTTGTGGTATCAATAGCGGACCTGTGATTGCAGGACAGATTGGATCACAAAAAAGATTGGAATTCACTGTGATCGGTGACACTGTGAATCTTGCATCACGTGTTGAATATCTTAATAAAGAATTTGGAACTGATATATTGATCTCAGAATCAACCTATCAAGAATTAGGTGAAGGATACGATTGCCTTCCAATGAAACCAATATTTGTGCGAGGAAAAGAGCGACCTCAACAAACCTATGCTGTGCTTGGGAAGAAAAATGACGAGAACAGACCTAAAGATCTGATTGAACTTAGAAAATTGGTTGGAATTGATTTTGTGGATTCTTCCCTAAAGACAGAACAGAATTCCAATGATGAGAAACCAGCATGA
- a CDS encoding PilZ domain-containing protein — protein sequence MKSKHFPIPVIFSIMALVLIPIVGYFLVANTHYLKFWNFFTIIQFYSIYQLLFNILLLSTAVGMIFVQRWAFILFLLEGFLFSAYCVIMIVLSLTGLISKQFNGIDYSILALISGTASLFLIYLVRRELSMPYFSIIGRGWRLAKRDSLQIPLVWINSLGQMGKAITENISVTGCLIPIPIEEEAFVLPGESLKLTMDIDVVGSIQPIEISGQVVRIRESNFETGLAAGIMFDEFLSKKDKILFRNFLSHKYAPRYSAKYPIQYNIGESRHRGQLYNLSRTGLYVECIDLPTIGSVIPIQILVPARTIRLKATVVWTNPSGRFDKKRGMGLEIKSWDNPFPYFLLLLYLFWKDETIR from the coding sequence ATGAAATCAAAACATTTCCCCATTCCTGTAATTTTTTCGATTATGGCACTAGTTCTAATTCCGATCGTTGGATATTTTCTTGTTGCGAACACTCATTATCTTAAGTTTTGGAATTTTTTTACAATAATCCAATTTTATTCTATATACCAATTGCTTTTTAATATTCTATTATTATCAACTGCTGTTGGAATGATTTTTGTACAGAGATGGGCATTTATATTATTTCTTTTAGAAGGATTTCTTTTTTCTGCTTATTGTGTTATCATGATTGTATTGTCTCTTACTGGATTAATATCCAAGCAATTCAATGGAATTGACTACAGTATACTTGCGCTGATTTCTGGAACGGCTTCTTTGTTTCTCATATATCTTGTTAGACGAGAATTGTCTATGCCTTATTTTTCCATCATTGGAAGGGGCTGGAGATTAGCCAAACGAGATAGTTTGCAAATTCCATTGGTCTGGATAAATAGTCTTGGGCAAATGGGGAAAGCTATAACTGAGAATATTTCCGTGACAGGTTGTTTAATTCCCATTCCGATCGAAGAGGAAGCCTTTGTTCTGCCAGGAGAATCTTTGAAATTGACAATGGATATTGATGTTGTTGGAAGTATTCAACCAATCGAAATATCCGGACAAGTTGTACGAATTCGAGAATCAAATTTTGAAACTGGGCTTGCCGCAGGAATTATGTTTGATGAATTCTTGTCCAAGAAGGATAAAATATTATTTAGAAACTTTTTGTCCCATAAATATGCACCTAGATATTCTGCGAAATATCCAATCCAATACAATATCGGTGAGTCGCGTCATCGAGGACAACTATACAATCTATCACGCACGGGATTGTATGTCGAATGCATTGATCTGCCAACAATTGGATCAGTGATACCTATACAAATTTTGGTTCCGGCAAGAACTATCCGCTTGAAAGCAACTGTCGTATGGACCAATCCTTCTGGCAGATTTGATAAAAAGCGTGGAATGGGTCTGGAAATTAAAAGTTGGGATAACCCATTCCCGTACTTTTTATTATTATTGTATCTATTCTGGAAAGATGAGACAATTCGTTAA